One Calditrichia bacterium DNA window includes the following coding sequences:
- a CDS encoding DUF494 family protein, whose protein sequence is MQERIEKIIEFLIEEIFVRERSKTSSVEELSKLLLKKGFSQKEIHRALEQLLHTLDMKAFQGWKRRDRSTTPALRILIPEELSFFSKEAYGYLIQLQVLGLIDALKVEQIIERCFLMGMGKVGIDDIKTVVSQFLLGKELGTFDTDAVFYPGNDKLN, encoded by the coding sequence ATGCAGGAACGAATCGAAAAAATTATTGAATTTTTGATAGAAGAAATATTTGTTCGGGAGCGTTCCAAAACGTCGAGTGTTGAAGAATTATCAAAACTCCTGTTAAAAAAAGGCTTCTCTCAAAAAGAAATTCACAGGGCACTTGAACAACTATTACATACATTAGATATGAAAGCATTTCAAGGATGGAAACGCCGTGACCGTTCAACAACGCCGGCACTTAGAATATTAATTCCGGAAGAGCTAAGCTTCTTCTCCAAAGAAGCTTATGGCTATCTGATACAATTACAGGTTTTGGGATTGATCGACGCTTTAAAAGTCGAGCAAATTATCGAGCGCTGCTTTTTGATGGGTATGGGAAAAGTGGGCATCGATGATATTAAAACCGTTGTCAGCCAATTTCTGCTTGGCAAGGAATTGGGAACTTTTGACACAGATGCCGTGTTTTATCCGGGTAACGACAAATTAAATTGA
- a CDS encoding lamin tail domain-containing protein, which yields MNRTIVILLFMCSALFGQIRITEVMFDPVGAERTDEFVELFNAGTTAVNLEGWFIGDSVSVDLLVSLPGFGFTLQPEQFAVILDPDYIADSSLTYEGIIPAAALRLTFETATFGSNGLSNSAPETVVLLNALSDTIDAYRYSTDNSPGFSDERRNPLSNEWENSRSLHGTPGTTNSVSPKAIDLALTRFDFQTGDFVQGLDFPFTVRVKNLGEQIIDNYTLTSFFDTNKNGAVEPAEIVENYPQLQPIASSDSVELNGTFRNIGFGEWDFGVAVSTPGDADSSNNIIVKTIFVDDPGAVDLAINEIQFAPETGFDEWVELANFGNSEINLRRLFFADSRDTVLISEEDRWLSPGELVVLAGDSAAAFQYNFPVEKLIVVRGFPSLNNDIESLRLLGPSFATYDFVPYTSEWFGRDVNRGTTLEKIRPEFNGQIATSWAASVAASGSTPAATNSVQIDLTATGESIDFSPNPFSPDSDGFEDFLIIRYRLDVATAIANVRVFDLKGRLVRHIANHEPVGSQGQFIWDGKSDDGRLMPIGSYVVYFQMLNTEKRITREFVKSVVLFKR from the coding sequence ATGAACAGAACCATCGTTATTCTGTTATTTATGTGCAGCGCATTGTTCGGGCAAATTCGCATTACGGAAGTCATGTTCGACCCCGTTGGCGCAGAGCGAACCGATGAATTTGTGGAATTATTCAACGCAGGAACGACTGCAGTAAATCTCGAAGGCTGGTTTATCGGCGATAGTGTTTCGGTTGATTTGCTCGTTTCGCTGCCGGGATTCGGGTTTACTTTGCAGCCCGAGCAATTTGCCGTGATCCTGGACCCGGATTACATCGCAGATTCATCGCTGACATACGAAGGCATCATCCCCGCGGCGGCGTTACGGCTCACATTTGAAACCGCCACATTCGGCTCGAACGGGCTTTCCAATAGCGCACCGGAAACGGTGGTGTTGCTCAACGCCCTTTCCGACACGATCGATGCGTATCGATACAGCACAGATAATTCGCCCGGCTTCAGCGATGAGCGGCGAAACCCGCTTTCCAACGAATGGGAAAACTCGCGCAGCTTGCACGGAACGCCCGGAACAACAAATTCTGTCAGCCCGAAAGCGATCGATCTTGCGCTCACACGGTTCGATTTTCAAACCGGCGATTTTGTGCAGGGGCTCGATTTTCCGTTCACTGTCCGGGTGAAGAATTTGGGTGAACAAATAATTGATAATTATACGCTTACATCATTTTTTGACACGAATAAAAATGGCGCCGTTGAGCCGGCGGAAATCGTCGAGAATTATCCGCAATTGCAACCGATTGCCAGCAGCGATTCGGTCGAGCTGAACGGCACTTTTCGCAACATCGGTTTCGGTGAATGGGATTTTGGTGTCGCAGTTTCAACGCCCGGCGATGCGGACAGCAGCAACAATATTATTGTGAAAACCATTTTTGTGGACGATCCCGGCGCGGTGGATCTGGCAATTAATGAAATCCAGTTTGCCCCGGAAACCGGGTTTGACGAATGGGTCGAGTTAGCGAATTTCGGGAACAGCGAGATCAATTTGCGGCGATTGTTTTTTGCGGATTCCCGCGATACCGTTTTGATTTCCGAAGAAGATCGTTGGCTTTCGCCAGGCGAACTGGTTGTGCTCGCCGGTGATTCGGCAGCCGCGTTTCAATACAACTTTCCGGTGGAAAAACTGATCGTCGTTCGCGGATTTCCCAGTTTGAACAACGATATCGAATCGTTGCGATTGCTCGGGCCATCATTCGCGACGTACGATTTTGTGCCGTACACATCAGAATGGTTCGGTCGCGATGTCAATCGCGGTACCACGCTGGAAAAAATTCGCCCCGAATTTAACGGGCAAATTGCCACCAGTTGGGCGGCATCTGTCGCGGCATCCGGCAGCACGCCGGCGGCAACCAATTCGGTGCAAATCGATCTCACTGCAACGGGCGAATCCATCGACTTCTCCCCTAACCCATTCTCCCCGGACAGCGACGGATTTGAAGACTTTTTGATCATTCGCTATCGGCTGGATGTCGCAACGGCTATCGCCAACGTTCGTGTTTTTGATCTGAAAGGCAGGCTGGTCCGGCATATCGCCAATCACGAACCGGTTGGCAGCCAGGGGCAATTTATCTGGGATGGCAAATCGGATGACGGGAGATTAATGCCAATCGGTAGCTATGTTGTATATTTTCAGATGCTTAACACAGAGAAAAGGATAACCCGCGAATTTGTGAAAAGCGTTGTTTTGTTCAAACGGTAG
- the topA gene encoding type I DNA topoisomerase, producing MSESNGKTLVVVESPAKAKTINKILGNQYKVTASVGHIIDLPKSKLGVDIDNGFEPEYTAIKGKNDIIKQLTSEAKSASNVLIATDPDREGEAIAYFIADSINKVNTNIRRIEFNEITKPAVLRAIEKPRDIDMDRVQAQQARRVLDRIVGYQVSPILWRSIHKGLSAGRVQSVALRLICEREVEIEGFEAIEYWSVTANLETVSKEKFTAKLVKIGGKTLNPEKFRIGTQAEAQQHYKKLQNAEYLVENIKREQVKKHSLPPFITSTLQQDGARRYGMSTSRIMQAAQKLYEGISIEGKGEVGLITYMRTDSTRISPEALTSVREYIQQAYGAEYLPDKPNFYKTKKSAQDAHEAIRPTYIGIEFEPQRLKKYLTSDQFKIYDLIWKRFVACQLKPAIADRMTIDIIAAKDYTFRATGEVLVFPGFLSVYQESAPDDVKSDDDDQQIPENLPKQISEGEILDLLELLLKQHFTKPPARYTESSLVKILDKLGIGRPSTYSSIISTLLNRTYVEKQDRSLVPTALGRTVNELLIKHFPNIFNVQFTAEMENELDKIEQHEASYLETMDSFYQPFKQTLDHVSDQIQNIKKSLQKTSEEMCDKCGKPMVVKWGRNGQFLACSGFPDCKNTKPLPEEVEQTATDEKCEKCGSPMAIRKGRYGEFLACTRYPECKNARPITTGVTCPVDGGEIVQRTSKRGKVFYSCNNYPKCKFALWNLPRAVECPNCHYPLMEEKTTRKDGIFLQCPECKHRQKVESPS from the coding sequence ATGAGCGAATCAAACGGTAAAACCTTGGTTGTTGTAGAATCTCCCGCAAAAGCGAAAACAATCAATAAAATATTAGGCAATCAATACAAAGTGACTGCATCTGTCGGGCATATTATCGATCTGCCAAAAAGCAAATTGGGTGTTGATATCGATAATGGATTTGAACCGGAATACACGGCTATCAAAGGTAAAAATGACATTATCAAACAGTTGACATCTGAAGCAAAGTCGGCGAGTAATGTATTGATCGCCACTGACCCTGATCGCGAAGGCGAAGCAATAGCGTATTTTATCGCCGACAGCATAAACAAGGTAAATACCAATATTCGCAGAATTGAATTTAACGAAATTACCAAACCAGCTGTTTTGCGTGCGATCGAAAAGCCACGCGATATTGACATGGATCGCGTGCAGGCACAACAGGCTCGCCGCGTATTGGACCGAATCGTTGGCTATCAGGTCAGCCCGATTTTATGGCGATCCATTCACAAAGGCTTGAGCGCCGGACGTGTTCAGTCGGTCGCTTTACGCCTCATTTGTGAACGCGAAGTTGAGATCGAAGGCTTTGAAGCCATTGAATATTGGAGTGTTACCGCAAATCTTGAAACCGTTTCCAAAGAAAAATTTACTGCAAAGTTGGTGAAAATTGGCGGCAAAACACTAAATCCGGAAAAATTCCGAATCGGCACTCAAGCCGAAGCACAACAACATTACAAAAAACTTCAAAACGCGGAATATCTTGTTGAGAATATTAAACGGGAACAGGTCAAAAAACATTCGCTACCTCCGTTTATTACCAGCACATTGCAGCAAGACGGTGCCCGGCGATACGGCATGAGCACTTCCCGAATTATGCAGGCTGCCCAAAAATTATATGAAGGCATCAGCATTGAAGGCAAAGGCGAAGTTGGTCTGATCACGTACATGCGAACAGACTCTACCCGTATCAGCCCCGAAGCGCTGACGTCGGTTCGTGAATATATTCAGCAAGCTTACGGAGCAGAATATTTACCGGATAAACCCAATTTCTACAAAACGAAAAAAAGCGCTCAGGATGCTCACGAAGCAATTCGTCCAACCTATATCGGCATTGAGTTTGAACCACAACGGCTGAAAAAATATCTCACATCGGATCAATTTAAAATTTACGATTTGATCTGGAAACGGTTTGTTGCATGCCAACTGAAGCCGGCCATTGCCGATCGAATGACAATAGATATCATTGCTGCGAAAGATTACACATTCCGCGCAACCGGCGAGGTGCTGGTTTTTCCCGGTTTTTTATCTGTTTATCAGGAGTCTGCGCCCGATGATGTAAAGAGCGACGATGACGATCAGCAAATCCCCGAAAATCTGCCCAAACAAATTTCTGAAGGTGAAATACTCGATCTTCTTGAATTGCTGCTCAAACAGCATTTCACCAAACCACCGGCAAGATACACAGAGAGTTCGTTGGTCAAAATTCTGGATAAATTGGGAATCGGGCGACCGAGCACCTATTCGTCAATTATCTCCACCTTATTGAACCGGACTTATGTAGAAAAGCAGGATCGGTCATTGGTACCAACTGCTCTGGGAAGAACGGTTAACGAATTGTTAATTAAACACTTCCCTAATATTTTCAACGTTCAGTTTACTGCAGAAATGGAAAATGAGCTGGATAAAATCGAACAACATGAGGCATCCTATCTTGAAACGATGGACAGCTTTTACCAACCGTTTAAACAAACGTTGGATCATGTTAGCGATCAAATTCAAAATATCAAAAAATCGCTGCAAAAAACCAGCGAAGAAATGTGCGACAAATGCGGTAAACCGATGGTGGTAAAGTGGGGACGTAATGGACAGTTCCTGGCTTGCAGTGGTTTTCCCGATTGCAAAAACACCAAACCACTCCCCGAAGAAGTGGAACAAACCGCAACGGACGAAAAATGTGAAAAATGCGGCAGTCCAATGGCAATTCGCAAAGGACGGTATGGCGAATTTCTGGCATGCACGCGTTATCCGGAATGCAAGAATGCCCGACCAATAACAACCGGCGTTACCTGCCCTGTTGATGGCGGCGAAATTGTTCAGCGCACTTCCAAACGCGGCAAAGTATTCTACAGTTGTAATAATTATCCAAAATGCAAATTCGCCCTTTGGAATTTACCCCGTGCAGTCGAGTGCCCAAATTGTCATTATCCGTTAATGGAAGAAAAAACCACGCGCAAAGATGGTATTTTTCTGCAATGCCCGGAATGCAAACATCGCCAGAAAGTTGAATCACCTTCGTGA
- a CDS encoding class II fumarate hydratase, protein MAKKGYRIEKDSMGEMQVPVDAYWGAQTQRAVENFPISGYRFPRAFIRALGMIKHSAAQTNLDLKRLDKKIAKAIMQAAEEVMEGKLDAQFVLDIFQTGSGTSTNMNTNEVIANRANEILGGKIGDRSPIHPNDHVNKGQSSNDVIPTAMHIAALESIVTTLIPALSALQKTFDKKAKEFDKIVKIGRTHLQDATPIRLGQEFSGYASMLKHGVKRLEHTGKNLSELAIGGTAVGTGINTHPDFAKGVCKRVSETTGIKFTEADNHFEAQGAKDAYVEASGALKTVAVSLMKIANDIRWLGSGPRCGIGEILLPEVQPGSSIMPGKVNPVIAEAMCMVCAQVIGNDAAIAVGGMFGNFELNVMMPVMAHNMLESITLLSNAINVFNEKCVSGIRADVDRNTEMIEKSLAMCTSLVPHIGYDQSAAIAKEAYKKGKTVREVAKEKQLIDEKTLNEALDPWSMTEPS, encoded by the coding sequence ATGGCGAAGAAGGGCTACCGGATCGAGAAAGATTCGATGGGGGAAATGCAGGTACCGGTTGATGCGTATTGGGGCGCACAAACACAACGGGCTGTCGAAAATTTCCCGATCAGCGGGTATCGTTTTCCACGGGCATTTATCCGGGCATTGGGCATGATTAAACACAGCGCCGCCCAAACCAACCTGGATTTGAAACGGCTGGATAAAAAAATTGCCAAAGCAATTATGCAGGCTGCAGAAGAAGTGATGGAAGGCAAGCTGGATGCCCAATTTGTGCTGGATATTTTCCAGACGGGCTCCGGAACATCCACAAACATGAACACCAACGAAGTAATCGCCAACCGCGCCAACGAAATTTTGGGCGGAAAAATCGGCGATCGTTCTCCGATCCACCCGAATGATCACGTTAACAAAGGGCAATCGAGCAACGATGTGATTCCGACAGCCATGCATATCGCCGCGTTGGAAAGCATTGTTACGACACTCATTCCGGCGTTATCAGCGCTCCAAAAAACGTTTGATAAAAAAGCCAAAGAATTTGATAAAATTGTAAAAATCGGGCGAACCCACCTGCAGGATGCCACACCCATCCGGTTGGGACAGGAATTTAGCGGCTATGCCAGCATGCTCAAACACGGCGTAAAACGATTGGAACACACCGGTAAAAACCTGTCCGAATTGGCGATTGGCGGAACGGCTGTCGGCACCGGCATCAACACCCATCCGGACTTCGCCAAAGGCGTTTGCAAACGCGTTTCCGAAACAACCGGCATAAAATTTACCGAAGCGGATAACCATTTCGAAGCACAGGGCGCAAAAGATGCGTATGTGGAAGCCAGCGGTGCATTAAAAACCGTCGCAGTTAGTTTGATGAAAATTGCCAACGACATTCGCTGGTTAGGTTCCGGCCCGCGTTGCGGCATCGGCGAAATTTTGCTACCGGAAGTTCAGCCCGGTTCATCAATTATGCCCGGCAAAGTGAATCCGGTTATCGCCGAAGCAATGTGCATGGTTTGTGCACAGGTAATCGGCAACGATGCTGCCATCGCCGTCGGCGGGATGTTCGGCAATTTTGAACTAAATGTGATGATGCCGGTAATGGCGCACAACATGCTGGAATCGATCACCCTGTTGAGCAACGCCATCAATGTGTTTAACGAGAAATGTGTGTCCGGCATCCGCGCAGATGTTGACCGCAACACCGAAATGATTGAGAAAAGCCTGGCAATGTGCACATCACTCGTGCCGCACATTGGTTACGATCAATCGGCTGCGATTGCCAAAGAAGCATACAAAAAAGGCAAAACGGTGCGGGAAGTTGCCAAAGAGAAACAATTGATTGATGAAAAAACTCTGAATGAAGCACTCGATCCCTGGTCGATGACCGAACCGAGCTAA
- a CDS encoding tyrosine recombinase XerC has translation MWNGLDQFRHYLTHQKRYSKSTVTSYQNDLSQFIDYTERRLKVDNPDINLISNRLIRDFMGELLKSGFSKRSISRKLSAIKSYFRYLQRSQQVTDNPATAVSAPRKERLLPTVISIEQARELMTLPPDDDFEGLRDRAILELLYGSGLRLNELLTLRFDQVDLANQQLRIMGKRQKERILPLGKYAKAALERYFENRSSEINLFEDPSIVFVSRKGKKLYPLAVQKMTKKYLSQLSEQSHLSPHLLRHTFATHLLDNGADIMVVKELLGHDNLSTTQIYTHVSKDRLKKVYQKAHPRAEKTKQPLNFESKEGSL, from the coding sequence ATGTGGAATGGCTTAGACCAGTTTAGACACTATCTCACTCATCAGAAACGCTACTCCAAAAGTACTGTAACTTCGTATCAAAACGATCTTTCTCAATTTATCGATTATACTGAGAGACGTTTAAAAGTAGATAATCCGGATATCAATTTGATTTCCAATCGATTGATTCGCGATTTTATGGGAGAATTGTTAAAATCCGGATTTAGCAAAAGAAGCATCAGCCGAAAGCTTTCGGCTATCAAATCATATTTTCGTTATCTCCAACGATCTCAACAAGTTACAGATAATCCTGCAACAGCCGTATCCGCACCACGTAAGGAACGGTTGCTGCCAACGGTGATCAGCATTGAGCAAGCCCGGGAATTAATGACCCTCCCGCCGGATGACGATTTCGAAGGATTGCGGGACCGTGCTATTCTCGAATTATTGTATGGCTCTGGCTTACGATTGAATGAACTGCTCACTTTGCGTTTTGATCAAGTGGATTTGGCAAACCAACAATTACGGATTATGGGTAAACGCCAAAAAGAACGGATTTTACCACTGGGCAAATACGCCAAAGCAGCTTTGGAACGTTATTTCGAGAATCGTTCTTCAGAAATAAATCTTTTTGAGGATCCGTCGATAGTATTTGTTAGTAGAAAAGGTAAGAAACTGTATCCTTTAGCGGTTCAGAAGATGACAAAAAAATATTTGAGCCAACTTTCCGAACAATCGCATCTGAGCCCGCATTTATTAAGACACACATTTGCAACTCACTTGCTCGATAACGGTGCAGATATTATGGTCGTCAAAGAACTATTGGGGCACGACAACCTTTCGACAACACAAATTTATACACATGTCAGTAAAGACCGACTAAAAAAAGTATATCAAAAAGCCCACCCAAGGGCAGAAAAAACCAAACAACCTCTCAATTTCGAATCAAAGGAGGGTTCGTTATGA
- a CDS encoding HAD hydrolase-like protein — protein sequence MTHSPKLLLFDIDGTLVSCGGAGKRAMLAAADDVLKKPLRHDFLRFAGMTDRWILQELLRENGFPETEEVTHIDQILEKYTICLSEELSRNGSVAVLPGVEELLAKTRENGFYCGLVTGNIRSGAAQKLGAVRLFEHFQFGAFGDDAIQRNLLPPLAVERAKAHTRMQFDNRDIWVIGDTPRDIECGKINGFRTLAVATGGADFDTLKAHQPDALLADFSDVATCLAVFGA from the coding sequence ATGACGCATTCGCCAAAATTACTGCTTTTTGATATCGACGGAACGCTGGTGAGCTGCGGCGGTGCCGGAAAACGTGCCATGCTCGCCGCCGCAGACGATGTGTTGAAAAAACCGCTGCGTCACGATTTTTTGCGATTTGCGGGAATGACCGATCGCTGGATTTTGCAGGAATTGCTCCGCGAAAACGGATTTCCGGAAACGGAAGAAGTGACGCATATTGACCAGATTCTGGAAAAATATACGATATGTTTGTCCGAAGAATTGTCCCGGAACGGCTCGGTTGCCGTGCTGCCCGGTGTTGAAGAATTGCTCGCCAAAACGCGCGAAAATGGCTTTTATTGCGGACTGGTTACCGGAAATATTCGATCCGGTGCGGCTCAAAAATTGGGTGCTGTGCGGCTGTTCGAGCATTTTCAGTTTGGCGCATTTGGCGATGATGCCATCCAACGAAATTTGTTACCGCCACTCGCCGTTGAGCGGGCGAAGGCGCACACCCGGATGCAGTTTGACAACCGCGATATTTGGGTGATCGGCGATACGCCCCGCGATATCGAATGTGGAAAAATCAACGGATTCCGCACGTTGGCCGTTGCCACCGGCGGCGCTGATTTCGATACATTAAAAGCGCACCAACCTGATGCGCTTTTAGCAGATTTTTCGGATGTTGCTACCTGTCTGGCGGTTTTCGGAGCGTAA
- the raiA gene encoding ribosome-associated translation inhibitor RaiA, translated as MNLAITARKFKLQDDLRSYIEEKSQKLSRFYENIIDTEVILGWEKQQRYVELKIKVDHSMIVVKEYSEDLRKSFDLLLDKAERQLKRHKAKRGAKEKDIIYSA; from the coding sequence ATGAACTTAGCAATCACGGCACGTAAGTTTAAACTTCAAGACGATCTTCGAAGCTATATCGAGGAGAAAAGTCAGAAACTTAGCCGTTTTTATGAGAATATTATCGATACGGAGGTCATTTTAGGATGGGAAAAGCAACAACGCTATGTTGAGCTGAAAATCAAAGTTGATCATAGCATGATTGTTGTTAAAGAATATTCTGAAGACTTGCGTAAGTCTTTTGATTTATTGCTGGATAAAGCCGAAAGACAGTTGAAACGCCACAAAGCAAAACGTGGCGCAAAAGAAAAAGATATTATTTACAGCGCATAA
- a CDS encoding Cache 3/Cache 2 fusion domain-containing protein, whose amino-acid sequence MKVNIKTKIIIFASAIGILPAVIITLMIYSQKNDVFDNLNNEIGKFSKENITQISKDVYNLCETAYTLIQQQLTASLLVSENVLKNSGGIRLSNERISWTAVNQFTKNESQILLPKMLAGSKWLGQINQLSTPVAVVDEVKKMVGGTCTIFQRMNDRGDMLRVATNVEKLDKTRAIGTFIPAVNPDGQANPVISTIMRGETFYGRAYVVNAWYQTAYKPLFDTAGEIIGIIYVGIKQESVESLRNGIMDIVVGKSGYVYVLGGKGNHRGHYILSKNGERDGEDIWEAKDSDGNFFIQSIINKSVQLKPGEVAMEQYPWKNIGEAEPRMKIAALTYFEPWDWVIGASTYEDDYSHSRTVIDEVLSGLTTYAIIISFIMLTIAVILSIALGNKIGKPIQEISNAARQVAEGDLSQKLNIVLDDEIGFLARSFNRMVENLQKLMEEVNAKNEASKEAAQAAEAAKEAAEKQHEYLSESVENILAQMDKFADGDLTVNLPVSRKDEIGRLSDGFNRSIENIRKMMKQMQIAVQTTSSASTELNLLSQELAKAADMQTDQTHDVSVAIEQMTQTIVENAKNATRSADVAKENGLLARRGGEVVEETVQKMSEIAGIVKASVKSVEKLGQSGTQIGEIVSVIDEIADQTNLLALNAAIEAARAGDQGKGFAVVADEVRKLAERTTRATKEIADKISKIQSETLEVVDAMKKGEFEVNNGISLAGNAGEALGKIVKSANDFIDMVSHIAAANEEQSTTSEQISRSIDQIKQISNESQQSVYNVSKNSNRLNELTGELSKALDKFVIDQNRQIAAKNSETVTF is encoded by the coding sequence ATGAAGGTGAACATCAAAACGAAAATTATAATTTTTGCATCAGCAATTGGGATTTTACCGGCTGTTATTATCACCCTGATGATTTATTCCCAAAAAAATGATGTATTTGACAATCTGAACAATGAGATTGGCAAATTCTCAAAAGAGAACATCACCCAAATCAGTAAAGATGTTTACAATCTTTGTGAAACAGCTTATACGCTAATTCAACAACAATTGACAGCAAGTTTGCTGGTCAGTGAAAATGTGTTGAAAAATAGCGGAGGTATCCGGCTTTCGAACGAACGAATTTCCTGGACGGCAGTCAACCAGTTCACAAAAAACGAATCGCAAATTCTGTTGCCCAAAATGCTGGCCGGCTCAAAATGGCTTGGCCAGATCAACCAATTGAGCACCCCTGTTGCAGTGGTTGACGAAGTGAAGAAAATGGTTGGTGGTACCTGCACTATTTTTCAACGTATGAATGACCGGGGCGATATGCTGCGCGTTGCCACGAATGTGGAAAAACTGGATAAAACCCGGGCGATCGGCACGTTTATACCGGCGGTAAATCCGGACGGGCAGGCAAATCCGGTAATCTCAACGATTATGCGTGGCGAAACATTTTACGGACGTGCATATGTTGTAAACGCCTGGTATCAAACCGCTTATAAACCGTTGTTCGACACTGCCGGCGAAATCATCGGAATTATTTATGTTGGTATCAAACAGGAATCGGTGGAAAGCCTGAGGAATGGCATTATGGACATCGTCGTCGGGAAATCCGGCTATGTCTATGTTTTGGGTGGAAAAGGGAATCATCGCGGGCACTATATTTTGTCGAAAAATGGCGAACGCGACGGCGAAGATATTTGGGAAGCAAAAGATAGCGACGGCAATTTTTTCATTCAATCGATCATTAACAAATCTGTTCAGCTAAAACCGGGCGAAGTTGCAATGGAGCAATATCCCTGGAAAAATATTGGCGAAGCCGAACCCCGGATGAAAATTGCGGCGCTTACCTATTTTGAGCCGTGGGATTGGGTGATCGGCGCCAGCACATACGAAGACGATTACTCACATTCCCGCACAGTTATCGACGAAGTGCTTTCCGGACTGACAACATACGCGATAATTATCAGTTTTATTATGCTCACGATTGCGGTCATTTTATCCATCGCGCTCGGTAACAAAATTGGCAAACCGATACAGGAAATTTCCAACGCTGCGCGGCAAGTTGCCGAAGGCGATTTGAGCCAAAAACTCAATATTGTTCTGGATGACGAAATCGGTTTTCTCGCCAGATCTTTTAACCGGATGGTTGAAAATCTGCAAAAACTGATGGAAGAAGTAAACGCAAAAAATGAAGCATCCAAAGAAGCCGCGCAAGCTGCAGAAGCCGCAAAAGAAGCGGCAGAAAAGCAACACGAATATCTCTCCGAAAGTGTGGAAAATATTCTGGCGCAAATGGATAAATTTGCCGATGGCGACCTCACCGTAAATCTGCCAGTTTCTCGGAAAGACGAGATCGGGCGATTGAGCGACGGTTTCAACCGATCCATCGAAAATATCCGCAAAATGATGAAACAGATGCAAATCGCCGTTCAAACGACTTCCAGCGCATCAACAGAGCTGAATTTGCTCAGCCAGGAGCTCGCGAAAGCAGCGGATATGCAAACCGACCAAACCCACGATGTTTCAGTAGCCATCGAACAAATGACCCAAACAATTGTTGAAAATGCCAAAAATGCCACCCGTTCCGCCGATGTTGCAAAAGAAAATGGGTTGCTCGCCCGACGCGGCGGCGAAGTGGTTGAGGAAACCGTTCAAAAAATGTCGGAAATTGCCGGAATTGTGAAAGCTTCCGTTAAATCTGTGGAGAAATTGGGACAATCCGGCACACAGATTGGTGAAATTGTTTCGGTGATTGACGAAATTGCCGACCAAACCAATTTGCTGGCGCTAAATGCAGCCATCGAAGCTGCCCGCGCAGGCGACCAGGGAAAAGGTTTTGCAGTTGTCGCAGACGAAGTGCGCAAACTGGCGGAACGCACCACCCGCGCTACCAAAGAGATTGCCGATAAAATTTCCAAAATTCAGAGCGAAACACTTGAAGTAGTGGATGCGATGAAAAAAGGTGAATTTGAGGTCAATAACGGCATTTCTCTCGCCGGGAACGCCGGTGAAGCGTTGGGAAAAATAGTAAAAAGCGCCAACGATTTTATCGATATGGTGAGCCATATTGCCGCGGCAAATGAGGAACAATCGACCACCAGTGAGCAAATCAGCCGCAGTATTGATCAAATCAAACAGATTTCAAATGAATCGCAGCAAAGCGTTTACAACGTTTCGAAAAACAGCAACCGGTTGAATGAATTGACCGGAGAATTGAGCAAAGCGCTGGATAAATTTGTGATCGATCAAAACCGGCAAATTGCAGCCAAGAACAGTGAAACTGTGACTTTTTAA